One stretch of Flavobacterium sp. 9 DNA includes these proteins:
- a CDS encoding BrxA/BrxB family bacilliredoxin has translation MYPEEMVKPMQAELTAAGFQDLHSADAVDNAIKAEGTTLVVVNSVCGCAARNARPGAKMSLEGAKKPDHLITVFAGVDKEAVDAARQHMFPFPPSSPSMALFKNGELVHMLERHHIEGRPAELIAENLQDAFNEFC, from the coding sequence ATGTATCCAGAAGAAATGGTAAAACCAATGCAAGCTGAATTAACAGCTGCAGGTTTTCAAGATTTACATAGTGCTGACGCTGTAGATAATGCTATCAAAGCTGAAGGTACCACTCTAGTTGTTGTAAACTCTGTTTGTGGTTGTGCTGCAAGAAATGCACGTCCGGGAGCAAAAATGAGTTTAGAAGGAGCTAAAAAACCAGATCACTTAATTACTGTTTTTGCTGGTGTTGACAAAGAAGCTGTTGATGCTGCAAGACAACATATGTTTCCTTTTCCTCCATCTTCGCCATCTATGGCTTTATTCAAAAACGGAGAATTGGTTCACATGTTAGAACGTCACCACATCGAAGGTCGCCCAGCTGAATTAATCGCTGAGAACTTGCAAGATGCGTTTAATGAGTTTTGCTAA
- a CDS encoding GTP-binding protein, giving the protein MKKLPVTVLSGFLGAGKTTLLNHILHNKEGLKVAVIVNDMSEVNIDAQLIKNEYTLSRTEEKLVEMTNGCICCTLREDLMLEVEKLAKENRFDYLLIESSGISEPIPVAQTFSFVNEDGNIDLSRFSYIDTMVTVVDSFNFFKDFGSAKTLQEQNLSDIENDNRTIVNLLVDQVEFANVIILNKTDLISAESLQMLKASIQKLNPVATIITSVLGKVNPSEIINTGLFNYEEAENSAGWIRELEGIHTPETEEYGINSFVFRDPRPFHPNRLWNFISSDFPANVIRSKGLLWMASRPEQAINWSQAGGSMKAEGAGVWWASMPLSERMTFNNFVEFQDIIEERWTVGFGDRLNEIVFIGQKINETEILEALRKCLCTEDEIVDYHDGFFPNKDPFPIPRTH; this is encoded by the coding sequence ATGAAAAAATTACCTGTAACTGTATTAAGCGGATTTCTTGGTGCTGGCAAAACAACGCTGCTCAATCATATTTTGCACAACAAAGAAGGATTAAAAGTCGCTGTAATAGTCAATGACATGAGCGAGGTAAATATCGACGCGCAACTCATAAAAAACGAATACACTTTATCCCGAACCGAAGAAAAATTAGTCGAAATGACGAATGGCTGCATTTGCTGTACGTTGCGTGAAGACTTGATGCTTGAAGTGGAGAAACTCGCAAAGGAAAACAGGTTTGATTATTTGCTTATCGAAAGTTCCGGAATCAGCGAACCCATTCCGGTAGCGCAGACTTTCTCGTTTGTGAATGAAGACGGAAACATTGATTTGTCCAGGTTTAGTTATATCGATACGATGGTTACTGTTGTCGATAGTTTTAATTTCTTTAAAGATTTTGGCTCAGCCAAAACATTACAAGAACAAAATCTATCAGATATTGAGAACGACAACCGAACAATAGTCAATCTTTTAGTCGATCAGGTAGAGTTTGCGAATGTTATTATTTTGAATAAAACAGATTTAATCAGCGCAGAATCATTGCAAATGTTGAAAGCTTCAATCCAAAAACTGAATCCTGTAGCAACAATAATTACTTCGGTTTTAGGAAAAGTAAATCCAAGCGAAATTATAAATACAGGTTTATTCAATTATGAAGAAGCCGAGAATTCCGCAGGTTGGATTAGAGAATTGGAAGGTATTCATACGCCTGAAACAGAAGAATACGGAATAAATTCTTTTGTGTTTCGTGATCCAAGACCATTTCATCCCAATAGATTATGGAATTTCATTTCTTCAGATTTTCCGGCTAATGTTATTCGGAGCAAAGGATTATTGTGGATGGCATCACGACCGGAACAAGCGATTAACTGGAGTCAGGCTGGCGGATCGATGAAAGCTGAAGGAGCGGGAGTTTGGTGGGCAAGCATGCCATTAAGTGAACGAATGACTTTTAACAATTTTGTCGAGTTTCAGGATATTATAGAAGAACGATGGACTGTGGGTTTTGGCGATCGGCTCAATGAAATTGTTTTTATAGGTCAGAAAATAAACGAAACGGAAATCCTTGAAGCACTTAGAAAATGCCTTTGTACCGAAGATGAAATTGTAGATTATCATGATGGTTTCTTCCCAAACAAAGATCCATTTCCTATTCCAAGAACACATTAA
- a CDS encoding lycopene cyclase family protein, whose translation MTSSQIKHFNYIFTGSGLSALMTVYKMTLSGKFSDKAILLLDQDSKKTNDRTWCFWAKEETIWDSIIFKKWDSALFANENFKRDLALKPYQYNQIRGLDFYNFVFETLSKHSNITFLNEKVTDINELETHVFVGTEENRYTCDSLFNSIYTKAFAENQIKYPVLQQHFTGWFVKSESEIFNPEQATFMDFSVEQKGNTRFMYVLPVSKTEALVEYTLFSEKLLPKEEYENEIQLYLKKLGTKNFEIIEKEQGSIPMTSYPFWKKNTKRVLNIGTAGGWTKASTGFTFRNSDKKSSELVAFLCAPSSEASESLRMTSFHKKNRFWFYDLLLLDILYRHNELGSAIFSSLFRKGNPALIFKFLDEETSLVQDFQVILKCPKMPFIIALFRVAFK comes from the coding sequence ATGACTTCCTCGCAAATAAAACATTTCAACTACATTTTTACCGGATCAGGTTTATCTGCTTTGATGACTGTTTATAAAATGACATTGTCCGGAAAATTTTCAGACAAAGCTATTTTGCTTTTAGATCAGGATTCAAAAAAAACAAATGACAGAACTTGGTGTTTTTGGGCAAAAGAAGAAACAATTTGGGATTCTATTATTTTCAAAAAGTGGGATTCGGCTTTATTTGCCAATGAAAACTTTAAACGTGATTTGGCGTTAAAACCTTATCAGTACAATCAAATTCGGGGTTTAGATTTTTATAATTTTGTTTTTGAAACGCTTTCGAAACATTCGAATATTACTTTTCTAAATGAAAAAGTAACGGACATCAACGAACTCGAAACGCATGTTTTTGTTGGAACTGAAGAAAACAGATATACTTGTGATTCGTTATTCAATAGTATTTATACAAAGGCTTTCGCCGAAAATCAAATCAAATATCCGGTTTTGCAGCAGCATTTTACAGGTTGGTTTGTAAAAAGTGAATCTGAAATCTTCAATCCGGAACAAGCCACTTTTATGGATTTTTCGGTTGAACAAAAAGGGAATACAAGATTTATGTATGTTTTGCCTGTTTCGAAAACCGAAGCTTTGGTTGAATATACTTTGTTTTCTGAAAAACTACTTCCAAAAGAAGAATACGAAAATGAGATTCAGCTTTATTTGAAGAAACTCGGAACAAAGAATTTTGAAATTATCGAAAAGGAGCAGGGAAGTATTCCAATGACATCTTATCCTTTTTGGAAGAAAAACACCAAAAGAGTTTTAAATATTGGAACTGCCGGCGGATGGACAAAAGCAAGTACGGGTTTTACGTTTAGAAATTCTGATAAAAAATCATCTGAATTGGTCGCGTTTCTCTGTGCTCCTTCTTCCGAAGCTTCGGAATCGCTGAGAATGACATCGTTTCATAAGAAAAACCGATTTTGGTTTTATGATTTATTGCTTTTGGATATTCTGTATCGCCATAATGAATTGGGAAGTGCTATTTTTTCTTCTTTGTTTAGAAAAGGAAATCCGGCTTTGATTTTTAAGTTTTTGGATGAAGAAACTAGTTTAGTACAGGATTTTCAGGTGATTTTAAAATGTCCTAAAATGCCATTTATTATAGCTTTGTTTCGGGTTGCATTTAAATGA
- a CDS encoding thioredoxin fold domain-containing protein, translated as MKKLILFIIFFGITSIGFCQLKSRTFEEVDSLQQIQKRKIIVFIHTDWCQFCQRMKSTTFKNQEIIGKLNSEFYFIDLNAEEKRDITFNNQVFKFQPSGNNVGVHELALQLGTMNNQIVYPVLCVLNEKKEIILQYNNYLSPKDFNLLLEKLKE; from the coding sequence ATGAAAAAGCTAATACTATTTATAATCTTCTTCGGTATAACCTCAATAGGATTCTGTCAATTAAAAAGCAGAACTTTTGAGGAAGTAGATAGTTTGCAGCAAATTCAAAAGCGAAAAATAATCGTTTTCATCCATACAGATTGGTGTCAGTTTTGCCAAAGAATGAAAAGCACCACTTTTAAAAATCAGGAAATTATTGGTAAACTGAATTCCGAGTTTTATTTCATTGATTTAAATGCTGAAGAAAAACGAGATATTACGTTCAATAATCAGGTTTTTAAATTTCAGCCTTCGGGGAATAATGTTGGCGTTCATGAACTGGCTTTGCAATTAGGAACGATGAATAATCAAATTGTTTATCCGGTTTTATGTGTTTTGAATGAGAAAAAAGAAATTATTCTGCAGTACAACAACTATTTAAGTCCAAAGGATTTTAACCTTCTTTTAGAAAAATTGAAAGAATAA
- a CDS encoding ArsR/SmtB family transcription factor produces the protein MGKICKALGHPTRIEIMTLLWKRNNRTCGEIVELIPLAQSTISKHLLELKKANLVNIENIGKKTIYSVEVENIQMLKKYLSSYLSTMEIPEKSKSTVSATRHKLIGRKNHLKQHNYEFPDRRVKVAL, from the coding sequence ATCGGCAAAATTTGCAAAGCTCTTGGACATCCAACACGAATTGAAATTATGACGCTTTTATGGAAAAGAAACAATAGAACTTGTGGTGAAATTGTTGAATTAATTCCGTTAGCACAATCGACGATATCAAAACATTTGTTAGAATTAAAAAAAGCAAATTTGGTAAATATCGAAAATATTGGAAAGAAAACTATTTACTCTGTTGAGGTTGAGAATATTCAGATGCTTAAAAAATATTTGAGCAGTTATCTTTCAACTATGGAAATTCCGGAAAAAAGTAAGTCAACGGTTTCAGCAACAAGACACAAATTAATAGGTAGAAAAAATCATTTGAAACAACATAATTATGAGTTTCCCGACAGAAGGGTAAAAGTGGCACTTTAG
- a CDS encoding Nramp family divalent metal transporter: MTKSLEEVHQSVATQHKKTGFRKILAFLGPAYLVSVGYMDPGNWATDIAGGSQFGYSLLWVLLMSNLMALLLQSLSARLGIVTQRDLAQASRETYSKFINYILYFLAEIAIAACDLAEVLGMAIGINLLFDIPLIEGVLITVLDTFLLLFLINKGIRKMEAFIIVLVAIIGFSFIFEMIFAEPELDKVIYGLVPSIPSSAALYIAIGIIGATVMPHNLYLHSSLVQTRKFDRTPAGIKQALKYNFIDSTIALNLAFFVNAAILILAAATFYKNGMFEVAEIQDAHKFLEPLLGTKWAPVLFAVALIAAGQSSTVTGTLAGQIVMEGYLNLRIQPWVRRIITRLIAIVPAVIVILIYGESVTGKLLILSQVILSLQLGFAIIPLIHFVSDKTKMKGFHISRTTQIAAWIIASMIVSLNAKLVYDEISSLLENSSNPTILWFTVVPLAFGFLALLLYIIAKPFIARAKSNIENHSPHHLKLQYTPKESYNKKNIAISVDFSKADEAALNNAFELGGIDAQYTLIHIVETVGALMYGGNVDDHETTIDEKLLLEYKEMLSQKGFKIETELGFGKPNTVIPKIINLGNFDILVMGTHGHTGLKDILFGTTVDKLRHKISIPLLIVK; this comes from the coding sequence ATGACCAAATCTTTAGAAGAAGTTCATCAATCGGTTGCAACACAGCACAAAAAAACAGGATTTAGAAAAATATTAGCCTTTTTAGGCCCGGCATATTTAGTAAGCGTAGGTTATATGGACCCGGGAAACTGGGCGACAGACATTGCCGGAGGTAGTCAGTTTGGGTATTCCTTGCTTTGGGTTTTGCTAATGAGTAACTTAATGGCTTTGTTGCTTCAAAGTTTGAGCGCAAGACTCGGAATTGTAACGCAACGGGATTTAGCGCAGGCATCAAGAGAAACCTATTCGAAATTCATTAACTATATTTTATACTTCCTTGCAGAAATTGCCATCGCAGCTTGTGATTTGGCCGAAGTTCTGGGAATGGCAATTGGAATCAATCTACTTTTTGATATTCCGCTTATCGAAGGTGTTTTGATTACCGTTTTAGACACTTTCCTTCTACTCTTCCTGATTAATAAAGGTATCCGAAAAATGGAAGCTTTTATTATTGTATTGGTCGCTATTATTGGGTTTTCTTTTATTTTCGAAATGATATTTGCCGAACCTGAATTGGACAAAGTTATTTATGGTTTGGTTCCTTCAATTCCAAGTTCAGCGGCTTTATACATCGCAATCGGAATTATTGGTGCTACGGTAATGCCTCACAATTTGTATTTACATTCTTCTTTGGTGCAAACCCGAAAATTCGACAGAACTCCTGCGGGAATTAAACAAGCACTGAAATATAACTTTATAGATTCGACAATCGCTTTGAATCTGGCGTTCTTTGTCAACGCCGCTATTTTGATTTTGGCTGCAGCCACTTTCTATAAAAACGGAATGTTTGAAGTCGCCGAAATTCAGGACGCGCACAAATTTCTGGAACCTTTATTAGGAACCAAATGGGCACCGGTTTTATTTGCCGTTGCTTTGATCGCCGCAGGACAAAGCTCAACCGTAACCGGAACTTTAGCCGGACAAATCGTAATGGAAGGTTATTTGAATTTAAGGATTCAGCCTTGGGTTCGTCGTATTATAACGCGATTAATTGCGATTGTTCCCGCCGTTATCGTGATCTTAATTTATGGCGAAAGCGTTACAGGAAAGCTTTTGATTTTAAGTCAGGTAATTTTGAGTTTACAATTAGGTTTTGCGATTATTCCGTTGATACATTTTGTGAGCGATAAAACCAAAATGAAAGGTTTTCATATTTCGCGAACTACACAAATCGCAGCCTGGATAATTGCTTCAATGATTGTTTCTCTAAATGCTAAATTGGTTTATGACGAAATCTCTTCTTTGTTAGAAAACTCAAGTAATCCAACTATTCTTTGGTTTACGGTGGTTCCGCTTGCTTTTGGTTTTCTTGCTTTGTTACTATACATCATTGCAAAACCTTTTATCGCAAGAGCAAAATCGAATATCGAAAACCATTCACCTCATCATCTCAAACTGCAATACACTCCCAAAGAAAGTTACAACAAGAAAAATATCGCGATTTCTGTAGACTTTTCTAAAGCCGATGAAGCTGCACTTAACAATGCCTTCGAACTGGGCGGAATCGACGCACAATATACCTTAATTCATATCGTAGAAACTGTTGGTGCATTGATGTATGGCGGCAATGTTGACGATCATGAAACGACGATCGACGAAAAATTATTACTAGAATATAAAGAGATGCTTTCGCAAAAAGGCTTCAAGATCGAAACTGAACTTGGATTTGGAAAACCCAACACCGTGATTCCGAAGATTATCAACCTGGGAAACTTTGACATTTTAGTAATGGGAACTCACGGTCACACTGGTTTAAAAGATATTTTGTTTGGTACAACTGTAGATAAATTGAGACATAAAATTTCAATACCTTTGTTGATTGTTAAATAA
- a CDS encoding metal-dependent transcriptional regulator yields MTFSEENYLKSIYHLTASNDAEVSTNAIAEMMETKASSVTDMLKKLSEKDLVNYKKYQGVSLTENGKLAAKMIVRKHRLWEVFLVEKLNFSWDEVHDIAEQLEHIKSEQLINRLDDFLGNPTEDPHGDPIPDANGRIVKIEKHLLSELIENQIGVCVGVKDTSSEFLKYLDKQEIALGSNIEFLSRETFDLSVKIKVDGRELSISNKIASNLFVKLV; encoded by the coding sequence ATGACTTTCTCAGAAGAAAACTATCTTAAATCTATATATCACCTAACGGCTTCAAACGATGCTGAAGTAAGTACCAATGCTATTGCCGAAATGATGGAAACAAAAGCTTCATCGGTTACGGATATGCTTAAAAAACTGTCAGAGAAAGATTTGGTGAATTATAAAAAATACCAAGGGGTTTCTTTGACGGAAAATGGTAAACTGGCTGCAAAAATGATTGTTAGAAAACATCGTTTATGGGAAGTTTTTCTTGTAGAAAAATTAAACTTCTCCTGGGATGAAGTTCACGATATCGCAGAACAGTTAGAACACATAAAATCAGAACAATTGATTAATCGTTTGGATGATTTTCTGGGAAATCCTACCGAAGATCCGCATGGAGATCCTATTCCTGATGCTAACGGAAGAATCGTTAAGATCGAAAAACACTTACTTTCTGAATTAATCGAAAATCAGATTGGGGTTTGCGTTGGTGTAAAAGATACTTCATCAGAATTTCTGAAATATCTGGACAAACAAGAGATTGCTTTGGGTTCTAATATTGAGTTTTTGTCCAGAGAAACCTTTGATTTATCTGTGAAAATTAAAGTTGATGGACGTGAATTGTCTATTTCGAATAAGATTGCTTCGAATTTGTTTGTCAAGCTTGTTTAA
- a CDS encoding Fur family transcriptional regulator — MKTTRNTAAKTAVLEIFGKSKTALSHREIQKELNDLCDRVTTYRILDRLVNDDIVHKIVNLDGTVKYAKCHHNAQRVHIHNHAHFSCEKCLEVTCLENVKPSYILPHNYKVNDINFTLSGICPKCFNSNI; from the coding sequence ATGAAAACAACACGTAATACCGCAGCAAAGACGGCCGTTTTAGAGATTTTTGGCAAATCTAAAACCGCACTGTCTCACAGAGAAATTCAAAAAGAACTGAATGATTTATGCGATCGCGTCACTACTTATAGAATCTTGGATCGCTTAGTAAATGACGATATTGTGCATAAAATTGTCAATCTTGACGGAACAGTAAAGTATGCAAAATGCCATCATAATGCCCAACGTGTGCACATACATAATCATGCTCATTTTAGCTGTGAAAAATGTCTGGAGGTAACTTGCTTAGAAAATGTGAAGCCGAGTTATATCTTACCGCACAATTATAAGGTCAATGATATAAACTTTACGTTATCAGGAATATGCCCAAAATGTTTCAATTCTAACATTTAA
- a CDS encoding TonB-dependent receptor yields the protein MKKLFLILLLFCLHFLSAQETTSVSGFISGEGQKLQLVNVHLIGTKHKTVTDSLGYYKLENVAVGNYTIQISQMGFQTLKKKIEVVKDPVISYDFELTDNENQLNEVVVSGTLKPVKRLESAVPVEVYSPVFFKKNPTPSIYEALQNINGVRPQLNCGVCNTGDIHINGLEGPYTLVLIDGMPIVSSLSTVYGLSGIPNSLVERIEIVKGPASSLYGSEAVGGLINIITKNPTNAPLFSADVFSTTYLETNVDLGMKFNPTKKSTTLLGINYFDYNQVIDKDKDNFTDVTLSQRISVFNKWSFLRNDNRLFTIAARGMYEDRWGGDVRWEKKYRGGDEIYGESIYTKRGELIGSYQLPFEEKLMLSFSGNVHYQDSRYGTTSFIANQKIGFLQLTWDKKIGRNDFLAGIANRYSYYDDNTTATKEAESTWLPGIFVQDEITLSPKSQVLLGMRYDYNSIHGSIYTPRVAYRWKKNENTIFRFNAGTGFRVVNLFTEDHAALTGSRDVVLKSDLKPEQSINANLNYIQKINFGNGTFIGIETTAFYTRFSNKIISDYATDPNKIIYDNINGYAISQGISTNIDVNFPTGLKMILGATVLDNKNVENGVSERPFLTENFTATWSVSYKIDSLNLLLDYTGNVYSPMNLPLLSEYDPRSPKSPWYSIQNIQFTYYGWKNFELYGGIKNLLNFTPKQNNPFLISRTNDPFDKNVQTSDGTAVGIHGKVVPQGQIVDTVDNPYGLTFDTTYVYGQNQTIRGFFGLRYTLR from the coding sequence ATGAAAAAACTATTTTTGATATTGCTTTTGTTTTGTTTACATTTTTTATCCGCGCAGGAAACCACTTCTGTGTCTGGTTTTATATCTGGTGAAGGGCAGAAATTGCAACTTGTAAACGTTCATTTAATTGGAACAAAACACAAAACGGTTACGGATAGTTTAGGATATTATAAATTGGAAAATGTTGCTGTTGGAAATTATACGATTCAGATTTCTCAAATGGGTTTTCAGACTTTAAAAAAGAAAATCGAAGTTGTGAAAGATCCTGTTATATCGTATGATTTTGAATTAACCGATAATGAAAATCAACTTAACGAAGTCGTAGTTTCGGGAACTTTAAAACCTGTAAAAAGATTAGAAAGCGCTGTTCCGGTTGAAGTTTATTCGCCGGTTTTCTTTAAGAAAAATCCAACTCCAAGTATTTATGAAGCGCTCCAAAATATTAATGGCGTTCGTCCGCAACTTAATTGTGGGGTTTGTAATACGGGAGATATTCATATTAATGGTTTGGAAGGTCCGTATACTTTGGTTTTAATAGACGGAATGCCAATTGTGAGCAGTCTTTCGACGGTTTATGGTTTATCCGGAATTCCGAATTCTTTGGTTGAAAGAATAGAAATCGTAAAAGGTCCGGCGTCTTCTTTATACGGAAGTGAAGCTGTTGGAGGTTTGATTAATATTATTACTAAGAATCCAACGAATGCTCCATTATTTTCAGCCGATGTTTTTTCGACAACTTATCTGGAAACGAATGTTGATTTAGGAATGAAATTTAATCCAACCAAAAAATCGACAACACTTTTAGGAATCAATTACTTTGATTACAATCAGGTTATTGATAAAGACAAAGACAATTTTACGGATGTTACGCTTTCTCAGCGAATTTCGGTTTTTAATAAATGGAGTTTTTTACGAAATGATAATCGTCTTTTTACGATCGCTGCCCGCGGAATGTATGAAGATCGCTGGGGCGGAGATGTACGTTGGGAGAAAAAGTATCGCGGAGGAGATGAGATTTATGGAGAAAGTATTTATACCAAAAGGGGAGAATTGATTGGAAGTTATCAATTGCCTTTTGAAGAAAAACTGATGCTTTCCTTCTCCGGAAATGTACATTATCAGGATAGTCGTTACGGAACGACATCGTTTATTGCAAACCAGAAGATTGGTTTTTTGCAATTGACTTGGGATAAGAAAATAGGTCGAAATGATTTCCTTGCGGGAATTGCCAATCGTTATTCGTATTATGACGATAATACTACTGCTACAAAGGAAGCAGAGAGTACTTGGTTGCCGGGAATTTTTGTGCAGGATGAAATTACACTTTCACCTAAAAGTCAGGTTTTATTAGGAATGCGATACGATTACAACTCCATTCATGGTTCAATTTATACGCCGAGAGTTGCATATCGATGGAAGAAAAACGAAAACACTATTTTTAGATTCAACGCAGGAACTGGATTTCGCGTTGTGAATTTATTTACCGAAGATCACGCGGCCTTAACAGGTTCGAGAGATGTTGTGTTGAAAAGCGATCTGAAACCTGAACAATCCATTAATGCAAATCTTAATTATATTCAGAAAATAAACTTTGGAAACGGAACTTTTATCGGAATTGAAACGACTGCTTTTTATACGCGATTTAGTAATAAAATCATTTCAGATTATGCAACAGATCCCAATAAAATCATTTACGATAACATAAACGGATATGCAATAAGTCAGGGAATCAGCACGAATATTGATGTAAATTTCCCAACAGGATTAAAAATGATTTTGGGCGCGACAGTTTTAGATAATAAAAATGTAGAAAACGGAGTTTCGGAAAGACCTTTTTTAACAGAGAATTTCACGGCAACCTGGAGCGTTTCGTACAAAATAGATTCCTTAAATTTATTGTTAGATTACACCGGAAATGTTTACAGTCCGATGAACTTGCCTTTGTTGAGCGAATACGATCCAAGAAGTCCGAAATCGCCTTGGTATAGTATTCAGAATATTCAATTTACGTATTATGGATGGAAGAATTTTGAACTTTATGGCGGAATCAAAAACCTTTTGAATTTTACACCAAAACAGAATAACCCGTTTTTGATTTCAAGAACAAATGATCCTTTTGATAAAAATGTACAAACTTCAGACGGAACTGCTGTTGGTATTCATGGCAAAGTAGTTCCACAAGGTCAAATCGTGGACACAGTTGATAATCCGTATGGTTTAACTTTTGACACGACTTATGTTTATGGACAAAATCAAACTATTCGCGGATTTTTTGGGTTGAGATATACTTTGAGGTAA
- a CDS encoding NAD(P)/FAD-dependent oxidoreductase yields the protein MIDNNTYDVIIVGGSYSGLSAAMSLGRSLRQVLVIDSGLPCNRQTPHSHNFITHDGEKPAVISAKAKLQVDLYNTVQFYNGLAVSAVKTENGFEIKTESGKSFTSRKLLFATGVKDLLPEIPGFAECWGISVLHCPYCHGYEVKTEKTAIIANGEMGFEFAKLISNWTKDLSVLTNGKSTLSPEETLILQQHNIDIIEDEIDSFEHENGNIKNVVFKNESKITVKAIYARPPFEQHCHLPEGLGCELTEQGLLKVDAMQKTNTAGIYASGDCTTQMRSVAIAVSTGSFAGAVINKELIDEDF from the coding sequence ATGATAGACAATAATACATACGATGTTATAATCGTGGGCGGAAGTTACAGCGGACTTTCGGCAGCAATGAGTTTAGGTCGTTCATTGCGACAAGTTTTAGTTATTGACAGCGGTTTGCCTTGTAACAGACAAACGCCACATTCGCATAACTTCATCACGCATGATGGAGAAAAACCTGCTGTTATTTCGGCGAAAGCCAAATTACAAGTCGACTTATATAATACAGTTCAATTTTATAATGGTTTAGCCGTAAGCGCCGTTAAAACCGAAAATGGATTTGAAATTAAAACGGAATCGGGAAAATCCTTTACTTCTCGAAAATTATTGTTCGCAACCGGAGTAAAAGATTTACTTCCGGAAATTCCAGGTTTTGCTGAATGTTGGGGAATCTCGGTTTTACATTGTCCATATTGTCATGGTTATGAAGTCAAAACAGAGAAAACTGCAATTATTGCGAACGGCGAAATGGGATTTGAATTTGCCAAACTGATTTCTAATTGGACAAAAGATCTCAGCGTATTAACCAACGGAAAATCAACTTTATCTCCAGAAGAAACATTGATTTTGCAACAACATAATATTGATATTATCGAAGATGAAATTGATTCTTTTGAGCACGAAAACGGAAATATTAAGAATGTTGTCTTCAAAAATGAATCAAAAATTACAGTAAAAGCCATTTATGCCAGACCTCCTTTTGAACAACATTGTCATTTACCAGAAGGTTTAGGTTGTGAATTGACTGAACAAGGTTTGTTAAAAGTCGATGCGATGCAAAAAACAAATACTGCCGGAATCTATGCGAGCGGAGATTGTACAACTCAAATGCGTTCTGTGGCAATTGCGGTTTCTACAGGATCTTTTGCCGGAGCGGTAATTAATAAAGAACTAATTGATGAAGATTTTTAA
- a CDS encoding MerC family mercury resistance protein translates to MKKTSTSLYDILGISSATVCLVHCLVFPLLTILPFGLSHNPFIDLVFATIGLFAIFKIITKSDLLVSSILVISMSLIWISVLSELFLDIHLDLIFIGGIGMIIGHFLNYRNHKSSQQ, encoded by the coding sequence ATGAAGAAAACCAGCACATCTCTTTACGATATTTTAGGAATCTCGAGCGCGACCGTTTGTTTGGTTCATTGTTTGGTTTTTCCGCTTTTGACAATTCTGCCTTTTGGCTTAAGTCACAATCCTTTTATCGATTTGGTTTTTGCGACGATTGGACTTTTTGCCATTTTTAAAATTATAACCAAATCAGATCTTTTGGTATCGAGTATTCTTGTCATTTCAATGTCTTTGATTTGGATTAGTGTTTTGAGTGAACTTTTTCTGGACATTCATCTTGATCTAATATTTATTGGCGGAATCGGGATGATCATTGGACATTTTTTGAATTATAGAAATCATAAATCTTCACAACAATGA